A region from the Salifodinibacter halophilus genome encodes:
- a CDS encoding sugar ABC transporter permease, which yields MDSRFHTNRAWLLVLPAALLLFFNALVPFMAVINYSFQEVYSPTAHLFVGWEHFVDVMHDPDILKALGRQSIFTAVTLAIEIPLGIAVSLTMPRGGRWSGLILVFLALPLMVPWNIVGFIWEVFGRSDIGLLGNFVNNTLGIHYNYATDGVSAWVTLILMDIWHWTSLVALLSYAGLCAIPGAFYQAARIDGASRLAVFRHIELPKLKGVLTIALILRFIYSFKIYAAPFLITGGGPGDATTFLTQILQIIAINQLNVGRAGAFGTLYFLIILLISYLFYILLTRSGTVGEEG from the coding sequence ATGGATAGCCGTTTTCACACTAATCGGGCCTGGCTGCTGGTATTACCGGCGGCGTTGTTGTTGTTCTTCAACGCGCTGGTCCCGTTCATGGCGGTCATCAACTATTCGTTCCAAGAGGTTTATAGTCCGACCGCTCATCTGTTTGTCGGTTGGGAGCATTTCGTGGATGTAATGCACGATCCCGACATACTGAAGGCGCTCGGCCGGCAGTCGATTTTTACCGCTGTAACGTTGGCTATCGAGATCCCGCTGGGGATTGCCGTGTCGCTGACGATGCCACGTGGTGGCCGCTGGTCGGGCCTCATCCTGGTGTTCCTAGCGTTGCCGCTGATGGTGCCCTGGAACATTGTGGGCTTTATCTGGGAGGTCTTCGGCCGTAGCGATATCGGCCTACTGGGGAATTTCGTAAACAATACCCTCGGTATCCACTACAACTACGCGACCGACGGGGTGTCTGCCTGGGTGACGCTGATCCTGATGGATATTTGGCATTGGACGTCACTGGTCGCCCTGCTTTCCTATGCCGGGCTGTGTGCGATTCCTGGCGCGTTCTATCAGGCCGCGCGTATCGACGGCGCGTCGCGCTTGGCGGTGTTTCGACACATCGAGCTGCCGAAACTCAAGGGCGTTTTGACCATCGCGTTGATCCTGCGCTTCATCTACAGCTTCAAGATCTACGCTGCGCCGTTTTTGATCACCGGCGGTGGCCCAGGGGACGCGACCACATTCCTGACACAGATTTTGCAGATCATCGCCATCAACCAACTCAACGTGGGCCGGGCAGGCGCGTTCGGCACGTTGTATTTCCTGATTATTCTGCTTATCAGTTATTTGTTCTACATCTTGCTGACTCGTAGTGGCACCGTCGGAGAGGAAGGCTAA
- a CDS encoding TIGR00730 family Rossman fold protein, with protein MSLIQSVCVYCGSRTGQSPNYVQAARALGGAIAQRGLRLVYGGARIGLMGTLADATIAAGGHTLGVIPESLVAAEVAHDGLTEQRVVADMHARKFAMSEAADAFIALPGGLGTLEELFEMLTWQQLGWHTKPIGLLNVDDYYAPLDSMFDAMTAAGFVSADECNRPLIASEPDTMLHTLQNAVT; from the coding sequence ATGTCCTTGATCCAATCGGTTTGCGTGTATTGCGGCTCGCGGACCGGCCAGTCGCCAAACTATGTGCAGGCGGCCCGTGCGCTGGGCGGTGCCATCGCCCAGCGCGGTCTACGTTTGGTCTACGGTGGGGCGCGTATCGGTCTGATGGGCACGCTGGCTGACGCCACGATTGCCGCCGGCGGACACACACTCGGCGTAATCCCCGAGTCGTTGGTGGCCGCCGAAGTCGCCCACGATGGCCTGACTGAGCAGCGTGTGGTGGCCGACATGCACGCCCGCAAATTCGCCATGAGCGAAGCGGCTGACGCGTTTATCGCCTTGCCGGGTGGTCTCGGCACGCTGGAGGAGCTTTTCGAGATGCTGACTTGGCAACAGCTAGGCTGGCACACCAAGCCGATTGGGCTGCTCAACGTGGATGACTACTATGCGCCGTTGGACTCGATGTTCGATGCTATGACGGCGGCCGGTTTTGTCAGCGCTGATGAGTGCAATCGGCCCCTCATCGCATCCGAACCCGATACGATGCTCCACACTCTGCAGAACGCGGTCACGTGA
- a CDS encoding carbohydrate ABC transporter permease — MRIWASRIGLGVFLAALMVPLYWMIIMSFKTNRAIQTVFSFWPADPTVAHYMTIFTNEFWWGSFLHSLEYVLLNIAIVMPLALPAAYGFSRYRFLGDKHLFFWLLTNLMAPPAVFVLPFFNLYHTLSMFDTVIAVAICQTLFNLPLAIWILEGFMSGVPTAIDETAFLDGYSLPRFFIQIFVPLIRSGIGVTAFFLFMFSWISLLIPQTLTTTNAKPFASAMTSAISVQGVNWGLLAAIGTLSLIPGAAVIWFVRKHIATGFALGRV; from the coding sequence ATGCGCATCTGGGCGAGTCGTATCGGACTAGGGGTCTTCCTGGCGGCACTGATGGTGCCGCTCTACTGGATGATCATCATGTCGTTCAAGACCAATCGAGCCATCCAGACGGTTTTCAGCTTCTGGCCGGCCGATCCAACGGTGGCCCACTACATGACGATCTTCACCAACGAATTCTGGTGGGGCAGTTTTCTGCATTCACTGGAATATGTGTTGTTGAATATCGCCATTGTCATGCCGCTGGCATTGCCCGCAGCGTACGGGTTTTCGCGCTATCGGTTTCTCGGTGACAAGCATCTGTTTTTCTGGTTGCTGACCAACTTGATGGCGCCGCCGGCGGTTTTTGTGTTGCCGTTTTTCAACCTCTATCACACGCTGAGTATGTTCGACACGGTGATCGCCGTGGCCATCTGTCAGACGCTTTTCAATCTGCCGCTCGCCATCTGGATTCTGGAAGGATTCATGTCGGGGGTGCCCACCGCTATTGATGAAACCGCATTTCTGGATGGCTACTCGCTGCCGCGATTTTTCATCCAGATTTTCGTGCCGTTGATCCGCTCGGGCATCGGCGTGACAGCATTCTTTTTGTTCATGTTCAGTTGGATTAGTCTGCTGATCCCGCAAACTCTGACCACGACCAATGCCAAGCCATTTGCGTCGGCGATGACCAGCGCGATTTCAGTGCAGGGCGTGAACTGGGGTTTGCTTGCGGCCATTGGCACGCTCAGCCTGATCCCCGGGGCGGCCGTAATCTGGTTTGTGCGTAAACACATCGCGACGGGCTTCGCGCTCGGCCGCGTCTAG
- a CDS encoding carbohydrate ABC transporter substrate-binding protein, whose protein sequence is MSVDRRKVLKGGAAVAGATAFVGPLNAFAKNQIEGLPQLGHVPESANPAGGKSGKEAIDAWMDYLQPSSLSKEAQRKELEFFVEKGEQFSGMTINAVSESTGTHKFESNVLTKAFEDLTGITVKHDLMGEGKTVSKFLTEAQTHQDIYDIFTIDSDFIGTVPRLEVTHTITDYMQDNDDITLPSLDLDDFIGKDWVTWPGDNKVYQLPQGQFANLYWYRKDWFDRPDLKQKFKNEYGYELNVPVNWAAYEDIADFFTNKVKHIDGKRVYGHMDYGKKGPSIGWRIHDSWLSMAGMSDKGLPFGRPVNDWGIRIDDDMNPVGSMVERGGAVNGPAAVYAIEKYVSWLKKYAPPEATGLTFYSAGPVPAKGHVAQQIFWYSAFTSSLTDPSLPVVNDDGTPKWRMAPSPHGPYWEPGMKVGYQDMGSWTMPKYTPKKKMKAAWLYAQFTTCKAISGRKLFAALTPFRKSDVDMDAMTKAAPYLGGLVEFYRSPAVKYWTPTGTGVPHYAKLAPIWWKNVAPAVTGDKSAQEAMDSVGEKMDQTMARLSKAGVLKKAPPKLNPKKSKDHWLEASGAPKPKVENENPKGKTKPYEELLKAFDDPDALSG, encoded by the coding sequence GTGAGTGTCGATAGGCGTAAAGTACTGAAAGGTGGTGCTGCGGTCGCAGGTGCGACTGCATTCGTGGGGCCACTCAATGCCTTCGCGAAGAACCAGATCGAAGGGCTCCCACAGCTTGGTCATGTGCCGGAAAGCGCCAATCCAGCCGGCGGTAAGTCCGGTAAGGAAGCAATTGACGCATGGATGGATTATCTCCAACCGTCGTCGCTTTCCAAGGAGGCGCAACGCAAGGAGCTCGAATTCTTCGTCGAAAAGGGCGAGCAGTTCTCGGGCATGACGATCAACGCGGTCTCTGAATCGACCGGGACCCACAAGTTCGAGTCTAATGTCCTGACGAAGGCCTTCGAGGATCTGACCGGCATCACGGTCAAACACGATCTGATGGGCGAAGGCAAAACGGTGTCCAAGTTCCTGACCGAGGCGCAAACCCATCAGGACATCTACGACATTTTTACGATCGATTCGGATTTCATCGGCACGGTGCCGCGACTGGAAGTCACGCATACGATCACCGACTATATGCAGGATAACGACGACATCACCTTGCCGTCGTTGGATCTTGATGACTTCATTGGTAAAGATTGGGTGACCTGGCCCGGTGATAACAAGGTCTATCAATTGCCGCAGGGGCAGTTCGCGAATCTGTACTGGTACCGCAAGGACTGGTTTGACCGGCCGGATCTCAAGCAGAAATTCAAAAACGAATATGGCTATGAGCTGAATGTGCCGGTGAACTGGGCGGCTTACGAAGACATTGCCGACTTCTTTACCAACAAGGTCAAACACATTGACGGCAAGCGGGTCTATGGCCACATGGACTACGGCAAGAAAGGCCCGTCGATTGGTTGGCGTATCCACGACAGTTGGTTGTCGATGGCTGGCATGAGTGACAAGGGCCTTCCATTCGGTCGCCCGGTCAATGACTGGGGCATCCGGATCGACGATGACATGAACCCGGTTGGCTCCATGGTCGAACGTGGCGGTGCGGTCAACGGGCCGGCCGCGGTCTATGCGATCGAGAAATACGTCAGTTGGCTGAAGAAATATGCGCCGCCGGAAGCCACCGGTTTGACCTTCTACAGCGCCGGACCCGTGCCGGCCAAGGGCCATGTTGCCCAGCAGATCTTCTGGTATTCAGCGTTCACGTCGAGTTTGACCGACCCGAGTCTACCGGTGGTCAACGACGACGGCACGCCGAAGTGGCGTATGGCGCCATCGCCGCACGGCCCCTACTGGGAACCCGGCATGAAGGTCGGCTATCAGGACATGGGCAGTTGGACCATGCCGAAATACACGCCGAAGAAGAAGATGAAGGCAGCGTGGCTGTACGCGCAGTTCACGACCTGCAAGGCCATCTCGGGTCGTAAACTGTTCGCGGCTCTGACCCCATTCCGCAAGTCTGATGTCGATATGGATGCCATGACCAAGGCGGCACCGTATCTGGGCGGCCTGGTCGAGTTCTATCGGAGTCCGGCCGTGAAGTACTGGACGCCCACCGGCACCGGCGTGCCGCACTACGCCAAGCTGGCGCCGATCTGGTGGAAGAACGTGGCTCCGGCTGTCACTGGCGATAAGTCCGCGCAGGAGGCGATGGATAGTGTGGGTGAGAAGATGGATCAGACCATGGCTCGTCTGTCCAAGGCTGGTGTTTTGAAGAAGGCGCCGCCGAAGCTCAATCCGAAGAAGAGCAAGGATCATTGGCTCGAAGCATCGGGTGCGCCCAAGCCGAAGGTCGAAAACGAAAATCCGAAGGGCAAGACCAAGCCCTACGAAGAGTTGCTCAAGGCCTTCGATGATCCGGATGCGTTGAGCGGTTAA
- the glpD gene encoding glycerol-3-phosphate dehydrogenase → MSSKQHFDLVVIGGGINGSGIARDAAGRGLNVLLCEQGDLAGQTSSASTKLIHGGLRYLENYEFRLVREALKERERLLAMAPHIIWPLRFVLPHSRSQRPVWMIRAGLFLYDHLAKREKLPASGALNLSTHPAGVSLNAGFKRGFIYSDCWVQDARLVALNAQDAAERGATVVTRTRCTRAQADKDHWVVDLESDDRAASVTATGVVNASGPWVASLFNDVIERPTNNGVRLVKGSHIVVPRLFEHDDAYIFQQDDGRIVFAIPYEQDFTLVGTTDVEYDQAPGDPKASTEEIDYLCRAANGYFERQICPDDVVWTYSGVRPLYDDHSGNASTTTRDYVLDLDAGHDRPPLLSVFGGKLTTYRRLSEHALEELTPHIGQTGSAWSSDQSLPGGDIPRGDFSRYLAAQKKRYSALPASLVWRLARNYGTRMDRILGDAQRVDDLGRCFGSDLYKAEVDYLVTAEWARTSDDILWRRGKLGLRLSDAQIQAVDDYLAGHRIARLDALAAVGLGESRTGLSA, encoded by the coding sequence ATGTCCAGCAAGCAACATTTTGACCTAGTCGTCATCGGCGGCGGTATCAATGGTTCGGGTATTGCCCGAGATGCCGCGGGCCGTGGTCTCAACGTCCTGCTGTGCGAGCAGGGTGACCTTGCGGGCCAGACGTCATCGGCTAGTACCAAGCTGATACACGGCGGCCTACGCTATCTCGAAAACTACGAATTTCGCCTGGTGCGGGAAGCGCTGAAAGAACGCGAGCGATTGCTCGCGATGGCCCCGCACATCATCTGGCCGCTGCGTTTCGTGTTACCGCACAGTCGGTCACAGCGGCCGGTCTGGATGATCCGTGCTGGCTTGTTTTTGTACGACCATCTGGCTAAGCGGGAAAAGCTGCCCGCTTCCGGCGCGCTCAATCTGTCGACGCATCCGGCGGGGGTGTCATTGAATGCGGGTTTTAAGCGTGGCTTTATCTATTCCGACTGCTGGGTCCAGGATGCACGTCTCGTGGCGCTGAACGCGCAGGACGCGGCTGAGCGCGGCGCCACGGTCGTCACGCGGACACGATGCACGCGCGCGCAAGCGGATAAAGATCACTGGGTTGTGGATCTCGAAAGCGACGACCGGGCGGCGAGCGTAACGGCCACCGGTGTTGTCAACGCGAGCGGGCCTTGGGTGGCCAGTTTGTTCAATGACGTCATTGAGCGGCCAACAAACAACGGCGTGCGTCTGGTCAAAGGCAGCCATATCGTAGTGCCACGGCTTTTTGAGCACGACGACGCTTACATTTTTCAGCAGGACGACGGCCGGATCGTGTTTGCGATCCCATATGAGCAAGATTTCACTTTGGTTGGTACCACCGATGTCGAATACGACCAGGCGCCGGGGGACCCCAAAGCAAGCACTGAAGAGATTGATTATCTGTGCCGGGCCGCCAACGGCTATTTCGAGCGCCAGATTTGTCCGGATGACGTCGTTTGGACCTATTCGGGCGTGCGGCCGCTGTATGACGACCATAGTGGCAATGCCTCGACGACCACGCGCGACTACGTGCTCGATCTCGATGCAGGCCATGATCGGCCTCCGCTGTTATCCGTTTTTGGCGGCAAGCTGACTACTTATAGGCGGCTGTCCGAGCACGCTTTGGAAGAGCTCACGCCACACATCGGTCAAACGGGCAGTGCGTGGAGTTCCGACCAAAGTCTGCCCGGTGGGGATATACCGCGCGGCGATTTTTCACGCTATCTTGCGGCCCAAAAGAAACGATACAGCGCACTTCCGGCGTCACTGGTCTGGCGACTGGCCCGCAACTACGGCACACGAATGGATCGAATACTGGGCGATGCTCAGCGCGTCGATGATCTGGGGCGTTGTTTTGGTTCCGACCTTTATAAGGCCGAGGTCGACTATCTCGTTACCGCCGAATGGGCTCGGACTAGCGACGACATTCTGTGGCGTCGCGGCAAGCTCGGTTTGCGACTCAGTGATGCCCAGATCCAGGCTGTTGATGACTATCTGGCAGGCCATCGGATTGCGCGGCTCGATGCGCTCGCAGCGGTTGGCCTCGGCGAATCGCGTACCGGCCTGAGCGCTTAA
- a CDS encoding TerC/Alx family metal homeostasis membrane protein: METSTELWLVTISGFAALIVADFWTHVRRSHTPGLLESGLWSLFYILLATAFGAIMWLIYGAEPGFQFFAGFVTEKSLSVDNLFVFVVILSAFRVPNDARQTVLLFGIVIALLLRGAFIALGHQAIEHLSWTFYAFGAFLIYTAIKLAWPSNDNDEHHDVMHNPIVRLVKRLVPMSDNFAGSALITRVGGRRLATPMVLVITAIGATDVLFALDSIPAIYGLTRQPYIVFTANAFALIGLVQLYFLLGELLDRLIYLSYGLGAVLLFIGVKMIFEALRENQLPFINGGQPVFAVPDITTSVSLGIIILILTSTTIASLLRARFS, translated from the coding sequence ATGGAGACAAGTACCGAACTGTGGCTGGTCACGATTAGCGGATTCGCGGCACTGATCGTGGCCGATTTCTGGACGCACGTGCGGCGTTCACATACACCGGGATTGCTCGAATCCGGGCTCTGGTCGCTTTTCTACATTTTATTGGCCACGGCGTTCGGCGCGATTATGTGGCTCATTTACGGCGCCGAACCCGGGTTTCAGTTTTTTGCTGGGTTTGTGACCGAAAAGAGCCTGTCGGTCGACAACCTGTTCGTGTTCGTGGTGATCTTATCGGCATTTCGGGTGCCCAACGACGCACGCCAGACTGTCTTACTGTTTGGGATCGTGATCGCGCTGCTACTGCGAGGCGCGTTCATCGCACTCGGTCATCAGGCTATCGAGCATCTGTCGTGGACTTTCTACGCGTTCGGCGCATTTCTCATCTACACCGCGATCAAGCTGGCCTGGCCGAGTAACGATAACGACGAACACCACGACGTCATGCACAACCCCATAGTGCGTCTAGTCAAGCGACTCGTGCCGATGTCCGACAACTTCGCGGGTAGCGCGTTGATAACGCGCGTGGGCGGCCGGCGCCTCGCCACACCGATGGTGCTGGTCATTACGGCGATCGGCGCGACCGACGTGCTCTTCGCACTGGATTCAATTCCGGCCATCTACGGGCTGACGCGGCAGCCGTATATCGTATTCACGGCGAATGCGTTCGCCTTGATCGGCCTCGTTCAGCTTTATTTCCTGCTCGGCGAATTGCTCGACCGGCTTATCTATCTCAGCTATGGCCTCGGTGCCGTGCTGTTGTTTATCGGCGTCAAAATGATTTTCGAGGCCCTTCGTGAGAACCAACTCCCATTTATCAACGGTGGCCAGCCGGTTTTCGCCGTGCCCGACATCACAACGTCGGTATCACTGGGTATCATCATCCTTATTCTGACCAGCACGACGATAGCGAGTTTATTGCGCGCACGTTTTAGCTGA
- a CDS encoding tetratricopeptide repeat protein — protein sequence MANDPRSQQTGDPREALFRDCATKLAAGDDDANRLLAEISSHTDYAPGWRRLGKTLHDLRRFEAAIVALDTALAATPGEPTASLYKAETLFELGRLVEADAVLAPERINAGQAGAVAHSRGRIAYADGRVADARVHLEHAVSAAPRIASAWFRAGLACHALGDYMSGAQYYRQARAREPQMFEAALNEGICHQTTGAINDALAAYALAYQLEPSCLGRIAHALTTGASGRLWLNPDALAAELRGLVV from the coding sequence ATGGCCAACGATCCTCGTTCACAGCAAACTGGGGACCCGCGCGAAGCGCTGTTTCGCGACTGCGCCACCAAGCTGGCGGCTGGCGACGACGACGCTAACCGTCTGCTGGCCGAGATCTCGAGCCACACCGATTACGCGCCGGGGTGGCGACGACTTGGCAAGACACTCCATGATCTCAGGCGTTTCGAGGCCGCTATCGTCGCCCTGGATACAGCACTTGCGGCCACGCCCGGCGAGCCGACTGCGTCATTGTACAAAGCCGAAACGCTGTTCGAGCTCGGGCGCCTGGTCGAAGCTGACGCCGTACTTGCCCCCGAGCGAATCAACGCTGGCCAAGCCGGCGCGGTCGCCCATTCACGCGGCCGAATCGCCTACGCTGACGGCCGTGTGGCCGACGCGCGGGTCCATCTCGAACACGCCGTGTCAGCCGCGCCCCGGATCGCTAGCGCCTGGTTTCGCGCCGGCCTGGCCTGCCACGCGCTCGGTGACTACATGAGCGGCGCCCAATACTACCGGCAAGCCCGAGCGCGCGAACCACAGATGTTCGAAGCCGCGCTAAACGAAGGCATCTGTCATCAAACCACGGGGGCGATCAACGACGCGCTAGCGGCATACGCGCTCGCCTATCAGCTCGAGCCGAGCTGCCTCGGCCGCATCGCGCACGCCTTGACGACTGGCGCCAGCGGCCGGCTCTGGCTCAATCCGGACGCACTGGCCGCCGAGTTAAGAGGACTCGTCGTTTGA
- a CDS encoding DUF2236 domain-containing protein translates to MRTRASTTPGQRTQSLFHGWLRRQIVDVIATRQDFGIDYDAPLGDPGLFGPGSVTWVVHRDFPGMMSGGMAALMLQTLHPRALAGVRDHSRMREDILNRLRRTIRFVAGTTYAARDDAERLIEHVRRVHDHVNGAAPGGVAYSAHDPELLTWVHCTEMASFLAGYERYNGITLPRWLADRYFDETRRVAERLGATDVPASRSQMDDYFSAVQPELCFDARAREALSWLEAIQLPSKTAGLSRRLFLGAGAALLPEWALNLMQRRPLDRASYRVAAVTMRRAAPVLRGAMGEGVVLRSARRCGATRASLDLANVPVDGPPPDPPIRERDWKD, encoded by the coding sequence ATGCGGACGCGCGCCTCGACAACGCCTGGCCAACGCACACAGTCGCTGTTCCACGGCTGGCTGCGCCGGCAGATTGTCGATGTTATCGCCACGCGACAGGATTTTGGCATCGACTACGATGCGCCGCTGGGCGATCCCGGTTTGTTCGGCCCCGGCTCGGTCACCTGGGTTGTGCATCGCGATTTCCCGGGCATGATGAGTGGCGGCATGGCCGCGCTCATGCTCCAGACGCTGCATCCACGCGCGTTGGCTGGTGTCCGAGACCATTCTCGTATGCGTGAGGATATTCTGAATCGGCTCCGCCGCACGATCAGGTTCGTCGCCGGGACGACATACGCCGCGCGCGATGACGCCGAGCGTTTGATCGAACACGTGCGGCGTGTTCACGATCACGTTAACGGCGCAGCACCCGGTGGTGTGGCGTATTCAGCGCACGATCCCGAGCTTTTGACGTGGGTCCACTGTACCGAGATGGCCAGTTTTCTGGCTGGCTATGAGCGTTATAACGGCATCACATTGCCGCGCTGGCTGGCCGATCGCTATTTCGATGAAACGCGCCGCGTTGCCGAGCGCCTCGGTGCCACTGACGTGCCGGCCTCCAGGTCTCAGATGGATGATTATTTTAGTGCGGTTCAACCGGAGCTATGCTTTGATGCGCGCGCCCGTGAGGCGCTGAGTTGGCTGGAGGCTATCCAGTTGCCGTCGAAAACGGCAGGTCTGTCGCGGCGACTGTTTTTGGGCGCGGGGGCTGCACTTTTACCCGAGTGGGCGCTGAATTTAATGCAGCGCCGGCCGCTTGATCGGGCCAGTTATCGAGTGGCTGCCGTGACAATGCGTCGTGCGGCGCCGGTGCTGCGGGGTGCCATGGGCGAGGGTGTGGTGCTGCGATCAGCTCGGCGCTGTGGCGCGACGCGCGCGTCTCTGGATCTGGCGAACGTGCCTGTCGATGGGCCACCGCCGGACCCTCCGATCCGAGAGCGTGATTGGAAGGACTGA
- a CDS encoding ABC transporter ATP-binding protein, whose translation MALTLQQVAKHVGRDTHIAPIDLTLETGSVNVLLGLTLAGKTSLMRLMAGLDKPSAGRVLVDGQDVTGMAVQKRDVAMVYQQFVNYPSLTTYDNIASPLRLARVEKSEIDRRVRAEAERLRIDGLLDRLPAELSGGQQQRMAMARALVREANLIMLDEPLVNLDYKLREALREDLPRVFAGRNSIVVYASTDPWEALSLGGTTIAMHEGRIVQAGPAPEVYAAPATTHVGQIFSDPPMNFGTGRIDNGRVLLGEDDVGAVPAHLAELADGQYTFGLRPEHIEIHDPAHHSSRIDTHVDVTEVTGSETFIHFIYHDQPWVSVETGVVRMEAGESVAFGFSADNLFAFDTDGMRLVSPESSAPTDGDGQKEAS comes from the coding sequence GTGGCGCTGACGCTACAACAAGTTGCCAAACACGTCGGTCGCGACACACATATCGCGCCGATCGACCTCACACTCGAAACCGGTTCGGTCAATGTTTTGCTGGGGCTTACGCTAGCAGGCAAGACGAGCCTGATGCGGTTGATGGCGGGGCTCGATAAACCCTCGGCGGGGCGAGTGCTGGTCGACGGTCAGGATGTGACCGGCATGGCGGTGCAAAAACGCGATGTCGCGATGGTTTATCAGCAGTTCGTCAACTACCCGTCGTTGACGACCTACGACAACATTGCGTCGCCGTTGCGGCTGGCGCGCGTCGAGAAATCCGAGATCGATCGCCGTGTCCGTGCGGAAGCGGAGCGACTTCGCATCGATGGCTTGCTGGATCGGCTGCCGGCCGAGTTGTCGGGTGGTCAGCAGCAGCGTATGGCGATGGCGCGCGCGTTGGTGCGTGAAGCCAACCTCATCATGCTCGATGAGCCGCTGGTCAATCTGGACTACAAACTGCGCGAGGCGCTGCGCGAAGATTTGCCCCGCGTATTTGCGGGCCGCAATTCGATCGTGGTTTACGCGTCGACCGATCCGTGGGAAGCATTATCCCTCGGTGGCACCACGATAGCCATGCACGAAGGGCGCATTGTCCAGGCCGGGCCGGCGCCAGAAGTTTACGCGGCGCCAGCCACGACGCACGTTGGCCAGATATTTTCCGACCCGCCCATGAATTTTGGCACTGGTCGTATCGACAACGGACGTGTGCTTCTAGGCGAAGACGATGTGGGCGCGGTGCCGGCGCATCTGGCCGAACTCGCCGATGGGCAATACACCTTCGGTTTACGGCCGGAGCATATAGAAATCCATGACCCGGCACACCACAGCTCACGCATCGATACCCACGTTGACGTGACCGAAGTGACCGGGTCCGAAACGTTTATACATTTCATTTATCACGATCAGCCCTGGGTCTCGGTCGAAACCGGTGTCGTTCGCATGGAAGCGGGCGAATCGGTCGCATTCGGGTTTAGCGCCGATAACTTGTTTGCATTCGACACCGACGGTATGCGCCTGGTTTCGCCTGAGTCCAGCGCGCCGACCGATGGAGACGGCCAGAAGGAGGCTTCATGA
- a CDS encoding ABC transporter ATP-binding protein: MTQIQFDAVAHSYGGSPQSSDDYALQRMDFTWDDGGAYALLGPSGCGKSTLLNICSGLLTPSEGRIYFDGQDVSAMSPEERNIAQVFQFPVLYDSMTVFDNLAFPLRNRKENKAHIAERVRAVAEMLDLEHVLKKRASNLGAELKQKISMGRGLVRQDTTAILFDEPLTVIDPQEKWKLRRKLKEIHAEFNKTLIYVTHDQTEALTFADKVVVMSEGEMVQVGTPQELFERPEHTFVGYFIGSPGMNFLPCTIASGAASIGDQRIELSPEVADAAAQHEAKDLQLGIRPEFVELVPEDEGTPVTIDRVVPMGQFRIVTAQLAGHEVKARVPNDAISVDATRAGFRFPPEWSCLYADNRLVTKQSERSNG; this comes from the coding sequence ATGACCCAGATCCAGTTCGACGCCGTCGCCCATTCTTACGGCGGCAGTCCACAATCGTCGGACGATTATGCGCTGCAACGCATGGATTTCACTTGGGATGACGGTGGCGCTTACGCACTGCTCGGCCCGTCCGGTTGTGGCAAGAGCACGCTGCTCAACATTTGTTCCGGCTTGCTAACGCCATCGGAAGGCAGGATTTACTTCGACGGCCAGGACGTGTCGGCGATGTCGCCGGAAGAGCGCAACATTGCGCAAGTGTTCCAATTCCCCGTGCTCTACGACTCGATGACGGTTTTCGATAATCTGGCGTTTCCGCTGAGAAATCGAAAGGAAAACAAGGCCCACATCGCCGAGCGCGTGCGCGCCGTCGCTGAAATGCTCGATTTGGAACACGTGCTGAAAAAACGCGCGTCGAATCTGGGGGCCGAGTTAAAGCAGAAGATTTCCATGGGGCGTGGTCTCGTGCGCCAAGATACGACGGCCATACTTTTCGATGAGCCGTTGACGGTCATCGACCCGCAAGAGAAATGGAAGCTGCGGCGTAAGCTCAAAGAAATCCACGCCGAGTTCAACAAGACATTGATCTACGTCACACACGATCAGACCGAAGCGCTGACTTTCGCTGACAAGGTCGTGGTCATGTCAGAAGGTGAAATGGTCCAGGTCGGCACGCCGCAGGAGTTGTTCGAGCGACCGGAACATACGTTCGTCGGCTACTTCATCGGTAGCCCGGGGATGAATTTCTTGCCTTGCACGATCGCATCGGGGGCCGCTTCCATAGGCGATCAACGTATCGAGCTCAGTCCGGAGGTTGCGGATGCTGCGGCCCAGCATGAGGCGAAGGATCTCCAGCTGGGGATCCGTCCTGAGTTCGTCGAGCTCGTGCCCGAAGATGAAGGGACGCCGGTCACCATTGACCGGGTCGTGCCCATGGGGCAGTTCCGCATCGTGACGGCGCAACTCGCCGGGCACGAGGTTAAAGCGCGGGTGCCCAACGACGCGATCAGTGTCGACGCGACGCGGGCGGGTTTTCGTTTCCCGCCGGAATGGAGTTGTCTGTATGCCGACAACCGCCTCGTGACCAAGCAGTCGGAGCGCTCCAATGGATAG